A stretch of Sphingomonas sp. JUb134 DNA encodes these proteins:
- a CDS encoding oxidoreductase, giving the protein MPPSSPVWFITGCSTGFGRELATRVLERGWRAVVTARNRDSVADLVEDREDRALALALDVTDAAQIATAVNAAEDKFGRIDVLVNNAGYGYQSSIEEGEEAEIRAQFDANVFGLFALTRAVLPILRAQRSGRILNITSVAGLIGFPASGYYAASKHAVEGWSDTLRAEVAPLGIHVTCIEPGPFRTDWAGRSLRQTPSRIADYAETAGKRMDDTRGVSGTQAGDPARAADAMIALSEQPDPPRHLVLGRFGHDAVIARLKERLAEIERYRDISLATDFPDA; this is encoded by the coding sequence ATGCCCCCATCCTCCCCCGTCTGGTTCATCACCGGCTGTTCCACCGGCTTCGGTCGCGAACTCGCAACCCGCGTGCTCGAGCGCGGCTGGCGAGCGGTAGTAACGGCACGCAACCGCGACAGCGTGGCCGATCTGGTCGAAGACCGCGAGGATCGCGCACTGGCCTTGGCTCTGGACGTCACCGACGCGGCCCAAATCGCAACCGCAGTGAACGCCGCGGAGGACAAGTTCGGGCGCATCGACGTGCTCGTGAACAACGCCGGCTATGGCTATCAGAGCAGCATCGAGGAGGGCGAAGAGGCGGAGATCCGCGCCCAGTTCGATGCCAACGTCTTTGGCCTGTTCGCGCTCACCCGCGCCGTGCTGCCGATCCTGCGCGCGCAGCGCAGCGGCCGCATCCTCAACATCACCTCGGTCGCGGGGCTGATCGGCTTTCCGGCCTCGGGCTATTATGCCGCGTCCAAGCATGCGGTCGAAGGCTGGTCCGATACGCTGCGGGCCGAGGTCGCACCGCTCGGCATCCACGTGACCTGCATCGAGCCAGGGCCGTTCCGTACCGACTGGGCCGGCCGCTCGCTGCGCCAGACGCCCAGCCGCATCGCCGACTATGCGGAAACCGCCGGCAAGCGGATGGACGATACCCGCGGGGTGAGCGGCACACAGGCCGGTGACCCGGCCCGCGCCGCCGACGCGATGATCGCCCTTTCCGAGCAGCCCGACCCGCCGCGCCACCTGGTGCTCGGCCGCTTCGGCCACGACGCCGTAATCGCGCGGCTCAAGGAGCGGCTCGCCGAGATCGAACGCTATCGCGACATCAGCCTCGCCACCGACTTTCCCGACGCCTGA